From the Synergistetes bacterium HGW-Synergistetes-1 genome, the window ACAGTATACTCTTGTCGAGTTCGACGGTATCAAAGGCTAGAGCAGCACGTTAAAGAGGAGGTATTCTATAAGTCATGGCACATAAAAAAGGTCAAGGAAGCAGTACTAACGGCCGGGACAGTCAGCCCAAATATCTCGGTGTAAAACGCAGTGACGGCCAGTTTGTTAACGCAGGAACAATAATAGTGCGTCAGCGCGGCACCAAATTCCACCCCGGGCAGAACGTAGGAGTAGGCCGCGACTATACACTTTTCGCTCTTGCGACAGGTAAGGTTCG encodes:
- a CDS encoding 50S ribosomal protein L27; amino-acid sequence: MAHKKGQGSSTNGRDSQPKYLGVKRSDGQFVNAGTIIVRQRGTKFHPGQNVGVGRDYTLFALATGKVRFLTRADRKFVTVEPETL